In one Rutidosis leptorrhynchoides isolate AG116_Rl617_1_P2 chromosome 8, CSIRO_AGI_Rlap_v1, whole genome shotgun sequence genomic region, the following are encoded:
- the LOC139862444 gene encoding hypothetical protein At1g04090-like — MHSLGCIFFTVLRVLLLINDPIMVESFKRKWSCSDNILERRKLAGIETTFKLPSPLPHWPPGGGFGGGTIDLGGLQVSQVTIFNKIWAANEGGPGNAGATFYTPASIPQGFSILGSYSQPNNMPLFGHVLVGKDVTNESSNPTLKPPIDYTLVWSSVSLNIKKDGDGYIWYPNPPNGYKAVGYIVTSSSQKPDLDNVRCVRSDLTDSLQSDLWIWGPRINLNVNGFNVYSSRPTIRGVGAMGAPIGGFLVQNGNGGNALTLSCLKNLKGDLENSMPNLNQIESLIQTYSPVVNFHPSEQYLPSSVDWFFQNGALLYHKGDESNPSLISQNGSNLPQGGSNDDTYWLDLPRDGASQERVKKGDLQDANAYFHVKPMYGGLFSDIVIWLFYPFNGPSRAKVEFVNTISLGKIGEHVGDWEHVTLRISNFDGELTSVFFAQHSAGTWVSASVLEYASGNKPVVYSSLNGHASYPTSGLVLIGPSGANIGLRDDTAKGGKVMDTGVGARLVSAEYLGSVVVEPPWLNYVRKWGPKIDYNLDQEINKLEKFMIGNLKKSFDKFVKSIPREVLGEEGPTGPKVKNSWNGDEMS, encoded by the exons ATGCATTCTTTAGGGTGTATATTCTTTACTGTTCTTAGAGTATTGTTGCTCATCAATGATCCAATAATGGTGGAATCTTTCAAACGAAAATGGTCGTGCTCGGATAACATTTTGGAAAGGAGGAAGCTTGCCGGGATTGAAACCACATTTAAACTTCCTTCCCCGTTGCCCCATTGGCCTCCag gtggaggttttggtggtggAACCATAGATTTAGGAGGATTACAAGTGAGTCaagtaacaatatttaacaagatttgGGCAGCTAATGAGGGAGGACCGGGCAATGCAGGGGCAACGTTTTATACTCCGGCTTCGATCCCTCAGGGGTTTTCGATTTTAGGGAGTTATAGCCAACCCAACAACATGCCTTTATTTGGGCATGTTCTTGTAGGAAAAGATGTCACAAATGAGTCTTCGAATCCTACTTTAAAACCACCCATTGATTATACTCTTGTTTGGAGTAGTGTCTCTCTTAATATCAAGAAAGATGGTGATGGTTATATCTGGTACCCGAATCCACCTAACGGCTACAAGGCCGTTGGATATATTGTTACTAGTTCATCACAGAAACCGGATCTTGATAATGTCCGTTGTGTTAGGTCCGATCTAACGGACTCTTTGCAGAGCGATTTATGGATATGGGGACCGAGAATTAATTTAAATGTTAATGGGTTCAATGTATATAGTTCTAGGCCAACAATAAGAGGTGTTGGAGCCATGGGTGCACCTATAGGAGGCTTTTTGGTTCAAAATGGGAATGGGGGCAATGCACTGACATTGTCTTGTTTGAAGAATTTGAAGGGTGATTTGGAAAATTCGATGCCAAATTTAAATCAAATTGAGAGCTTAATTCAAACATACTCTCCTGTGGTTAATTTTCATCCTAGTGAACAATACTTGCCGTCTTCGGTTGATTGGTTCTTTCAAAATGGTGCATTGCTTTATCACAAAGGAGATGAGTCTAATCCTAGCCTAATTAGCCAAAATGGTTCAAATCTTCCACAAGGTGGTTCAAATGATGACACATATTGGCTAGACCTTCCAAGAGATGGTGCAAGTCAAGAAAGGGTTAAGAAAGGTGACCTTCAAGATGCAAATGCTTATTTTCATGTTAAGCCCATGTATGGAGGCTTGTTTTCAGATATTGTCATTTGGTTATTTTATCCTTTTAATGGCCCATCAAGAGCCAAAGTTGAGTTTGTCAACACTATTTCATTGGGAAAGATAGGAGAACATGTTGGTGATTGGGAACATGTTACATTAAGAATAAGTAATTTCGACGGTGAGTTGACAAGTGTGTTTTTCGCTCAACATAGTGCGGGGACATGGGTGAGTGCTTCGGTTCTTGAGTATGCAAGCGGAAATAAACCGGTTGTGTACTCATCACTAAATGGGCATGCATCTTACCCTACATCCGGGTTAGTCTTGATTGGTCCTTCGGGGGCTAATATCGGGCTCAGAGATGATACGGCCAAGGGTGGTAAAGTAATGGATACCGGAGTCGGAGCTAGATTGGTTTCGGCCGAGTATTTAGGGTCCGTTGTGGTTGAACCACCATGGTTAAACTATGTAAGGAAATGGGGTCCAAAAATTGATTATAACCTTGATCAAGAAATTAATAAATTGGAGAAGTTTATGATAGGGAACTTGAAGAAGTCTTTTGACAAATTTGTAAAGAGTATCCCAAGAGAGGTGTTGGGTGAAGAAGGGCCCACTGGACCTAAAGTGAAAAATAGTTGGAATGGAGATGAAATGTCATGA